Proteins from a single region of Aythya fuligula isolate bAytFul2 chromosome 3, bAytFul2.pri, whole genome shotgun sequence:
- the COL10A1 gene encoding collagen alpha-1(X) chain: MHLQISLLLLFCLNIVHGSDGYFSERYQKQSSIKGPHFLPFNVKSQGVQIRGEQGPPGPPGPIGPRGQPGPAGKPGFGSPGPQGPPGPPGPPGFSAVGKPGMPGLPGKPGEKGLNGEKGEAGPVGLPGARGPQGPPGIPGPAGLSVPGKPGPQGPPGAQGPRGLPGEKGEPGIPGINGQKGESGFGVPGRPGNRGLPGPQGPQGLPGPAGIGKPGENGLPGQPGMKGDRGLPGARGPTGIPGPQGPPGEPGEAGIGKPGPMGPPGAAGIPGAKGHPGPAGLPGSPGLPGFGKPGLPGMKGHRGPEGPPGLPGPKGEQGPAGVPGEPGPAGTPGNMGPQGLKGLPGENGLPGPKGDMGPAGPAGFPGAKGERGLPGLDGKPGYPGEPGLAGPKGHPGLPGPKGDTGHAGLPGLPGPMGPQGVKGLPGINGEPGPRGPSGIPGIRGPIGPPGMPGAPGAKGEPGAPGLPGPAGIATKGLSGPMGPPGPPGPKGNNGEPGLPGPPGPPGPPGQAVIPQMPEGYVKAGESRELSGMSFMKAGVNQALTGMPVSAFSVILSKAYPGATVPIKFDKILYNRQQHYDPRTGIFTCRTPGLYYFSYHVHAKGTNVWVALYKNGSPIMYTYDEYQKGYLDQASGSAVIDLMENDQVWLQLPNSESNGLYSSDYVHSSFSGFLFAQI, translated from the exons ATGCATTTACAAATATCcttactgctgctgttttgcctAAACATTGTCCATGGGAGTGATGGATATTTTTCTGAGCGGTATCAGAAACAATCCAGCATCAAGGGGCCACATTTTCTACCATTCAATGTAAAGAGTCAAG GTGTGCAGATAAGAGGCGAACAAGGACCCCCTGGTCCCCCAGGCCCTATTGGACCAAGAGGACAACCGGGTCCTGCAGGAAAACCAGGGTTTGGAAGTCCTGGACCCCAAGGTCCCCCTGGTCCCCCAGGACCACCTGGATTCTCTGCGGTTGGAAAGCCGGGGATGCCAGGTCTACCAGGGAAGCCAGGAGAGAAAGGATTAAATGGTGAAAAAGGAGAAGCTGGACCCGTTGGGCTCCCAGGAGCAAGAGGGCCACAAGGACCCCCCGGTATTCCTGGCCCTGCAGGACTGTCTGTCCCTGGCAAGCCAGGACCACAAGGCCCTCCAGGAGCTCAAGGTCCACGGGGCCTCCCTGGTGAGAAGGGAGAGCCAGGTATTCCTGGAATAAATGGACAAAAGGGAGAAAGTGGGTTTGGTGTGCCAGGCCGCCCAGGTAACAGGGGTCTTCCAGGCCCGCAGGGACCTCAAGGCCTCCCGGGTCCTGCTGGGATAGGGAAGCCTGGAGAAAATGGTCTTCCAGGTCAACCAGGTATGAAAGGTGACAGAGGTTTACCCGGTGCACGTGGACCAACTGGTATCCCAGGTCCGCAGGGTCCACCAGGAGaacctggagaagctggcatcGGTAAGCCTGGGCCAATGGGaccaccaggagcagcaggcatCCCCGGAGCCAAAGGACACCCTGGACCTGCAGGCTTGCCTGGATCCCCAGGTCTTCCAGGATTTGGAAAGCCAGGATTGCCAGGGATGAAGGGACACAGAGGGCCTGAAGGACCTCCTGGCCTTCCAGGACCTAAAGGAGAACAAGGCCCAGCTGGCGTGCCAGGAGAACCAGGTCCTGCTGGGACACCAGGGAACATGGGCCCCCAAGGACTCAAAGGCTTGCCCGGTGAGAATGGCCTACCTGGACCCAAAGGCGACATGGGCCCTGCAGGCCCTGCAGGATTCCCAGGAGCCAAGGGTGAAAGAGGTTTACCAGGATTAGATGGAAAACCAGGATACCCAGGTGAGCCAGGTCTTGCTGGTCCTAAGGGACACCCGGGTCTCCCAGGTCCAAAAGGCGACACTGGCCACGCTGGGCTACCTGGCCTGCCCGGTCCAATGGGCCCACAAGGAGTTAAGGGACTGCCAGGCATCAATGGTGAACCAGGACCCAGAGGACCTTCAGGAATTCCTGGGATCAGAGGCCCCATCGGTCCCCCTGGCATGCCAGGAGCCCCTGGTGCTAAAGGTGAGCCAGGagcaccaggactcccaggccCAGCAGGTATTGCTACAAAAGGCTTAAGTGGACCCATGGGACCGCCTGGACCCCCTGGGCCTAAAGGCAACAATGGAGAGCCTGGCTTGCCAGGTCCCCCAGGTCCTCCTGGCCCCCCTGGCCAAGCCGTAATTCCACAGATGCCAGAAGGCTATGTTAAAGCTGGAGAGTCTCGAGAACTATCAGGAATGTCTTTCATGAAAGCAGGAGTAAACCAAGCTCTCACAGGAATGCCAGTGTCTGCCTTCAGTGTCATTCTCTCAAAAGCTTACCCTGGGGCAACAGTCCCTATCAAATTTGACAAAATCTTATACAACAGGCAGCAACACTATGACCCCAGAACAGGAATCTTCACCTGTAGGACCCCCGGACTGTACTATTTCTCCTACCATGTACATGCGAAAGGAACAAATGTTTGGGTTGCACTCTACAAAAATGGTTCCCCCATCATGTACACTTATGATGAATACCAGAAGGGATACCTTGACCAGGCCTCTGGCAGTGCTGTCATCGATCTCATGGAGAATGATCAAGTATGGCTCCAGCTGCCAAATTCAGAATCCAATGGCCTCTATTCCTCTGACTATGTTCACTCTTCTTTCTCAGGTTTCCTATTTGCTCAGATCTAG